A genomic segment from Lates calcarifer isolate ASB-BC8 linkage group LG13, TLL_Latcal_v3, whole genome shotgun sequence encodes:
- the LOC108878537 gene encoding kinesin-like protein KIF2A isoform X1: protein MASGFGKIVVGTYVEIKRSDGRIHQAMVTSLNEDNESVTVEWIENGDTKGKEIDLESIFALNPDVAPDEEIAPSPETPPPPTPTCVKVNKIAKNRRTIAPTKNDTPSRDNRVIPTRARPQQPQQPEPAPPPPSQQPAQLNQAQTQQQLQNESSHHLISRKESGQLSRRKSNCVKEVEKLQEKRERRRLQQQELREKRAQEVDTTIPNYEIMYMIRDFRASLDYRPLTTADLIEEHRICVCVRKRPLNKKELAMKDLDVITIPSKDVVMVHEPKQKVDLTRYLENQTFRFDYAFDDSTTNEMVYRFTARPLVETIFERGMATCFAYGQTGSGKTHTMGGDFSGKNQDCSKGIYALAARDVFLMLKKPNYKKLDLQVYATFFEIYSGKVFDLLNRKAKLRVLEDGKQQVQVVGLQEKEVKCTEDVLKLIEVGNSCRTSGQTSANAHSSRSHAVFQIILRRKGKMHGKFSLIDLAGNERGADTSSADRQTRLEGAEINKSLLALKECIRALGRNKPHTPFRASKLTQVLRDSFIGENSRTCMIATISPGMTSCENTLNTLRYANRVKEFGISPSDIPFSQGGQGSRPDHSPTNTFEYDDFAATSPSRVKELTVDPNQVMEGGRPNIHAVNQLDLLDEEWLSISPQRDDLKLLCEQNEEEVSPQLFTFHEAVSQLVEMEEQVLEDHRAVFQESIRWLEDEKVLLEMTEEVDYDVESYATQLEQILDQKIEILTELRDKVKSFRSALQEEEQASKQINPKRPRAL from the exons ATGGCGTCGGGTTTTGGGAAGATTGTCGTCGGTACTTATGTGGAGATAAAGCGCAGTGATG GACGTATACACCAGGCAATGGTGACCTCACTGAATGAGGACAACGAGAGCGTCACAGTGGAATGGATAGAAAATGGAGACACAAAAGGGAAGGAG ATTGACTTGGAGAGCATATTTGCACTAAACCCAGATGTGGCTCCAGATGAGGAGATTGCCCCTAGTCCAGAGACTCCACCCCCTCCTACTCCCACATGTGTGAAGGTCAATAAAATTGCAAAG AATCGTCGGACGATAGCACCTACTAAGAATGACACTCCGTCCAGGGATAACAGAG TGATTCCGACCCGCGCCAGACCCCAGCAGCCTCAGCAACCAGAGCCGGCACCACCGCCTCCATCCCAGCAGCCTGCACAGCTCAACCAAGCTCAGACACAACAGCAACTGCAGAATG AATCCTCACATCATCTGATATCCAGAAAGGAGTCTGGACAGCTTT CGAGGAGGAAGTCAAACTGCGTGAAGGAGGTGGAGAAACtgcaggagaagagggagaggcgTCGGCTTCAGCAGCAGGAGCTCAGGGAGAAGAGAGCTCAG GAGGTGGATACCACCATTCCTAACTATGAGATCATGTACATGATCCGAGATTTCCGAGCCAGTCTAGACTACCGGCCCCTGACCACAGCAGACTTA ATTGAAGAGCACagaatatgtgtttgtgtgaggaaaCGTCCACTCAACAAAAAAG AGTTGGCCATGAAGGATTTGGATGTGATCACCATCCCCAGCAAGGACGTGGTGATGGTTCATGAACCTAAACAAAAAGTGGACCTGACCCGCTACCTGGAGAACCAGACCTTCCGCTTTGACTACGCCTTTGATGACAGCACCACCAACGAGATGGTTTACAG GTTCACTGCTAGACCTCTAGTGGAGACCATTTTTGAGAGAGGAATGGCCACCTGCTTTGCCTACGGGCAGACAggcagtggaaaaacacat ACTATGGGCGGAGATTTTTCTGGGAAGAACCAAGACTGCTCTAAAGGAATTTATGCATTAGCTG CTCGGGATGTATTTCTCATGTTGAAGAAACCCAACTACAAGAAGTTAGATCTACAAGTGTACGCAACCTTCTTTGAAATCTACAGTGGAAAG GTGTTTGACCTGCTGAATCGTAAAGCTAAGTTGAGGGTGCTGGAGGACGGAAAACAACAGGTGCAGGTTGTGGGACTTCAGGAGAAGGAGGTGAAGTGCACAGAGGATGTCCTGAAACTCATAGAAGTGGGAAACAGCTGCAG aaCATCGGGGCAGACGTCGGCCAACGCTCACTCATCTCGCAGCCACGCTGTATTCCAGATCATTCTCCGGAGGAAGGGGAAGATGCACGGCAAGTTCTCCCTCATCGACCTCGCGGGGAACGAGAGAGGGGCTGATACATCGAGTGCCGACCGTCAGACTCGTCTGGAGGGAGCGGAGATCAACAAAAGCCTGTTGGCCCTGAAG GAGTGTATCAGGGCTCTCGGACGTAACAAGCCCCACACTCCATTCAGAGCCAGCAAGCTGACCCAGGTCCTGAGAGACTCCTTCATTGGGGAAAACTCACGCACATGCATG ATTGCAACAATCTCTCCTGGTATGACGTCCTGCGAGAATACACTTAACACACTACGCTACGCCAACAG AGTGAAGGAGTTTGGGATTAGTCCGTCGGACATCCCCTTCTCCCAGGGCGGTCAGGGGAGTCGCCCTGACCACTCGCCCACCAATACCTTTGAGTATGATGACTTTGCTGCTACTTCTCCCAGCAG GGTGAAGGAGCTGACAGTGGATCCCAACCAAGTCATGGAGGGGGGTCGACCCAACATCCACGCTGTCAACCAGCTGGACCTTTTAGACGAAGAGTGGCTGAGTATCTCGCCGCAGAGAGACGACCTCAAACTGCTCTGTGAGCAGAAT GAGGAGGAAGTGTCTCCCCAGCTCTTTACCTTCCATGAAGCAGTGTCTCAGTTAGTAGAGATGGAAGAGCAGGTCCTGGAGGACCACCGAGCCGTCTTCCAG GAGTCCATTCGATGGCTGGAGGATGAAAAGGTGCTGCTAGAgatgacagaggaggtggattatGACGTGGAGTCGTACGCCACTCAACTGGAGCAGATCCTAGACCAGAAGATAGAAATCCTCACTGAGCTCCGAG ATAAAGTGAAGTCATTCCGCTCTGCActccaggaggaggagcaagCCAGTAAGCAGATCAATCCCAAGAGGCCACGCGCTCTTTAG
- the LOC108878537 gene encoding kinesin-like protein KIF2A isoform X2 yields MASGFGKIVVGTYVEIKRSDGRIHQAMVTSLNEDNESVTVEWIENGDTKGKEIDLESIFALNPDVAPDEEIAPSPETPPPPTPTCVKVNKIAKNRRTIAPTKNDTPSRDNRVIPTRARPQQPQQPEPAPPPPSQQPAQLNQAQTQQQLQNARRKSNCVKEVEKLQEKRERRRLQQQELREKRAQEVDTTIPNYEIMYMIRDFRASLDYRPLTTADLIEEHRICVCVRKRPLNKKELAMKDLDVITIPSKDVVMVHEPKQKVDLTRYLENQTFRFDYAFDDSTTNEMVYRFTARPLVETIFERGMATCFAYGQTGSGKTHTMGGDFSGKNQDCSKGIYALAARDVFLMLKKPNYKKLDLQVYATFFEIYSGKVFDLLNRKAKLRVLEDGKQQVQVVGLQEKEVKCTEDVLKLIEVGNSCRTSGQTSANAHSSRSHAVFQIILRRKGKMHGKFSLIDLAGNERGADTSSADRQTRLEGAEINKSLLALKECIRALGRNKPHTPFRASKLTQVLRDSFIGENSRTCMIATISPGMTSCENTLNTLRYANRVKEFGISPSDIPFSQGGQGSRPDHSPTNTFEYDDFAATSPSRVKELTVDPNQVMEGGRPNIHAVNQLDLLDEEWLSISPQRDDLKLLCEQNEEEVSPQLFTFHEAVSQLVEMEEQVLEDHRAVFQESIRWLEDEKVLLEMTEEVDYDVESYATQLEQILDQKIEILTELRDKVKSFRSALQEEEQASKQINPKRPRAL; encoded by the exons ATGGCGTCGGGTTTTGGGAAGATTGTCGTCGGTACTTATGTGGAGATAAAGCGCAGTGATG GACGTATACACCAGGCAATGGTGACCTCACTGAATGAGGACAACGAGAGCGTCACAGTGGAATGGATAGAAAATGGAGACACAAAAGGGAAGGAG ATTGACTTGGAGAGCATATTTGCACTAAACCCAGATGTGGCTCCAGATGAGGAGATTGCCCCTAGTCCAGAGACTCCACCCCCTCCTACTCCCACATGTGTGAAGGTCAATAAAATTGCAAAG AATCGTCGGACGATAGCACCTACTAAGAATGACACTCCGTCCAGGGATAACAGAG TGATTCCGACCCGCGCCAGACCCCAGCAGCCTCAGCAACCAGAGCCGGCACCACCGCCTCCATCCCAGCAGCCTGCACAGCTCAACCAAGCTCAGACACAACAGCAACTGCAGAATG CGAGGAGGAAGTCAAACTGCGTGAAGGAGGTGGAGAAACtgcaggagaagagggagaggcgTCGGCTTCAGCAGCAGGAGCTCAGGGAGAAGAGAGCTCAG GAGGTGGATACCACCATTCCTAACTATGAGATCATGTACATGATCCGAGATTTCCGAGCCAGTCTAGACTACCGGCCCCTGACCACAGCAGACTTA ATTGAAGAGCACagaatatgtgtttgtgtgaggaaaCGTCCACTCAACAAAAAAG AGTTGGCCATGAAGGATTTGGATGTGATCACCATCCCCAGCAAGGACGTGGTGATGGTTCATGAACCTAAACAAAAAGTGGACCTGACCCGCTACCTGGAGAACCAGACCTTCCGCTTTGACTACGCCTTTGATGACAGCACCACCAACGAGATGGTTTACAG GTTCACTGCTAGACCTCTAGTGGAGACCATTTTTGAGAGAGGAATGGCCACCTGCTTTGCCTACGGGCAGACAggcagtggaaaaacacat ACTATGGGCGGAGATTTTTCTGGGAAGAACCAAGACTGCTCTAAAGGAATTTATGCATTAGCTG CTCGGGATGTATTTCTCATGTTGAAGAAACCCAACTACAAGAAGTTAGATCTACAAGTGTACGCAACCTTCTTTGAAATCTACAGTGGAAAG GTGTTTGACCTGCTGAATCGTAAAGCTAAGTTGAGGGTGCTGGAGGACGGAAAACAACAGGTGCAGGTTGTGGGACTTCAGGAGAAGGAGGTGAAGTGCACAGAGGATGTCCTGAAACTCATAGAAGTGGGAAACAGCTGCAG aaCATCGGGGCAGACGTCGGCCAACGCTCACTCATCTCGCAGCCACGCTGTATTCCAGATCATTCTCCGGAGGAAGGGGAAGATGCACGGCAAGTTCTCCCTCATCGACCTCGCGGGGAACGAGAGAGGGGCTGATACATCGAGTGCCGACCGTCAGACTCGTCTGGAGGGAGCGGAGATCAACAAAAGCCTGTTGGCCCTGAAG GAGTGTATCAGGGCTCTCGGACGTAACAAGCCCCACACTCCATTCAGAGCCAGCAAGCTGACCCAGGTCCTGAGAGACTCCTTCATTGGGGAAAACTCACGCACATGCATG ATTGCAACAATCTCTCCTGGTATGACGTCCTGCGAGAATACACTTAACACACTACGCTACGCCAACAG AGTGAAGGAGTTTGGGATTAGTCCGTCGGACATCCCCTTCTCCCAGGGCGGTCAGGGGAGTCGCCCTGACCACTCGCCCACCAATACCTTTGAGTATGATGACTTTGCTGCTACTTCTCCCAGCAG GGTGAAGGAGCTGACAGTGGATCCCAACCAAGTCATGGAGGGGGGTCGACCCAACATCCACGCTGTCAACCAGCTGGACCTTTTAGACGAAGAGTGGCTGAGTATCTCGCCGCAGAGAGACGACCTCAAACTGCTCTGTGAGCAGAAT GAGGAGGAAGTGTCTCCCCAGCTCTTTACCTTCCATGAAGCAGTGTCTCAGTTAGTAGAGATGGAAGAGCAGGTCCTGGAGGACCACCGAGCCGTCTTCCAG GAGTCCATTCGATGGCTGGAGGATGAAAAGGTGCTGCTAGAgatgacagaggaggtggattatGACGTGGAGTCGTACGCCACTCAACTGGAGCAGATCCTAGACCAGAAGATAGAAATCCTCACTGAGCTCCGAG ATAAAGTGAAGTCATTCCGCTCTGCActccaggaggaggagcaagCCAGTAAGCAGATCAATCCCAAGAGGCCACGCGCTCTTTAG
- the LOC108878537 gene encoding kinesin-like protein KIF2A isoform X4, with translation MASGFGKIVVGTYVEIKRSDGRIHQAMVTSLNEDNESVTVEWIENGDTKGKEIDLESIFALNPDVAPDEEIAPSPETPPPPTPTCVKVNKIAKNRRTIAPTKNDTPSRDNRVIPTRARPQQPQQPEPAPPPPSQQPAQLNQAQTQQQLQNARRKSNCVKEVEKLQEKRERRRLQQQELREKRAQEVDTTIPNYEIMYMIRDFRASLDYRPLTTADLIEEHRICVCVRKRPLNKKELAMKDLDVITIPSKDVVMVHEPKQKVDLTRYLENQTFRFDYAFDDSTTNEMVYRFTARPLVETIFERGMATCFAYGQTGSGKTHTMGGDFSGKNQDCSKGIYALAARDVFLMLKKPNYKKLDLQVYATFFEIYSGKVFDLLNRKAKLRVLEDGKQQVQVVGLQEKEVKCTEDVLKLIEVGNSCRTSGQTSANAHSSRSHAVFQIILRRKGKMHGKFSLIDLAGNERGADTSSADRQTRLEGAEINKSLLALKECIRALGRNKPHTPFRASKLTQVLRDSFIGENSRTCMIATISPGMTSCENTLNTLRYANRVKELTVDPNQVMEGGRPNIHAVNQLDLLDEEWLSISPQRDDLKLLCEQNEEEVSPQLFTFHEAVSQLVEMEEQVLEDHRAVFQESIRWLEDEKVLLEMTEEVDYDVESYATQLEQILDQKIEILTELRDKVKSFRSALQEEEQASKQINPKRPRAL, from the exons ATGGCGTCGGGTTTTGGGAAGATTGTCGTCGGTACTTATGTGGAGATAAAGCGCAGTGATG GACGTATACACCAGGCAATGGTGACCTCACTGAATGAGGACAACGAGAGCGTCACAGTGGAATGGATAGAAAATGGAGACACAAAAGGGAAGGAG ATTGACTTGGAGAGCATATTTGCACTAAACCCAGATGTGGCTCCAGATGAGGAGATTGCCCCTAGTCCAGAGACTCCACCCCCTCCTACTCCCACATGTGTGAAGGTCAATAAAATTGCAAAG AATCGTCGGACGATAGCACCTACTAAGAATGACACTCCGTCCAGGGATAACAGAG TGATTCCGACCCGCGCCAGACCCCAGCAGCCTCAGCAACCAGAGCCGGCACCACCGCCTCCATCCCAGCAGCCTGCACAGCTCAACCAAGCTCAGACACAACAGCAACTGCAGAATG CGAGGAGGAAGTCAAACTGCGTGAAGGAGGTGGAGAAACtgcaggagaagagggagaggcgTCGGCTTCAGCAGCAGGAGCTCAGGGAGAAGAGAGCTCAG GAGGTGGATACCACCATTCCTAACTATGAGATCATGTACATGATCCGAGATTTCCGAGCCAGTCTAGACTACCGGCCCCTGACCACAGCAGACTTA ATTGAAGAGCACagaatatgtgtttgtgtgaggaaaCGTCCACTCAACAAAAAAG AGTTGGCCATGAAGGATTTGGATGTGATCACCATCCCCAGCAAGGACGTGGTGATGGTTCATGAACCTAAACAAAAAGTGGACCTGACCCGCTACCTGGAGAACCAGACCTTCCGCTTTGACTACGCCTTTGATGACAGCACCACCAACGAGATGGTTTACAG GTTCACTGCTAGACCTCTAGTGGAGACCATTTTTGAGAGAGGAATGGCCACCTGCTTTGCCTACGGGCAGACAggcagtggaaaaacacat ACTATGGGCGGAGATTTTTCTGGGAAGAACCAAGACTGCTCTAAAGGAATTTATGCATTAGCTG CTCGGGATGTATTTCTCATGTTGAAGAAACCCAACTACAAGAAGTTAGATCTACAAGTGTACGCAACCTTCTTTGAAATCTACAGTGGAAAG GTGTTTGACCTGCTGAATCGTAAAGCTAAGTTGAGGGTGCTGGAGGACGGAAAACAACAGGTGCAGGTTGTGGGACTTCAGGAGAAGGAGGTGAAGTGCACAGAGGATGTCCTGAAACTCATAGAAGTGGGAAACAGCTGCAG aaCATCGGGGCAGACGTCGGCCAACGCTCACTCATCTCGCAGCCACGCTGTATTCCAGATCATTCTCCGGAGGAAGGGGAAGATGCACGGCAAGTTCTCCCTCATCGACCTCGCGGGGAACGAGAGAGGGGCTGATACATCGAGTGCCGACCGTCAGACTCGTCTGGAGGGAGCGGAGATCAACAAAAGCCTGTTGGCCCTGAAG GAGTGTATCAGGGCTCTCGGACGTAACAAGCCCCACACTCCATTCAGAGCCAGCAAGCTGACCCAGGTCCTGAGAGACTCCTTCATTGGGGAAAACTCACGCACATGCATG ATTGCAACAATCTCTCCTGGTATGACGTCCTGCGAGAATACACTTAACACACTACGCTACGCCAACAG GGTGAAGGAGCTGACAGTGGATCCCAACCAAGTCATGGAGGGGGGTCGACCCAACATCCACGCTGTCAACCAGCTGGACCTTTTAGACGAAGAGTGGCTGAGTATCTCGCCGCAGAGAGACGACCTCAAACTGCTCTGTGAGCAGAAT GAGGAGGAAGTGTCTCCCCAGCTCTTTACCTTCCATGAAGCAGTGTCTCAGTTAGTAGAGATGGAAGAGCAGGTCCTGGAGGACCACCGAGCCGTCTTCCAG GAGTCCATTCGATGGCTGGAGGATGAAAAGGTGCTGCTAGAgatgacagaggaggtggattatGACGTGGAGTCGTACGCCACTCAACTGGAGCAGATCCTAGACCAGAAGATAGAAATCCTCACTGAGCTCCGAG ATAAAGTGAAGTCATTCCGCTCTGCActccaggaggaggagcaagCCAGTAAGCAGATCAATCCCAAGAGGCCACGCGCTCTTTAG
- the LOC108878537 gene encoding kinesin-like protein KIF2A isoform X3, with protein MASGFGKIVVGTYVEIKRSDGRIHQAMVTSLNEDNESVTVEWIENGDTKGKEIDLESIFALNPDVAPDEEIAPSPETPPPPTPTCVKVNKIAKNRRTIAPTKNDTPSRDNRVIPTRARPQQPQQPEPAPPPPSQQPAQLNQAQTQQQLQNESSHHLISRKESGQLSRRKSNCVKEVEKLQEKRERRRLQQQELREKRAQEVDTTIPNYEIMYMIRDFRASLDYRPLTTADLIEEHRICVCVRKRPLNKKELAMKDLDVITIPSKDVVMVHEPKQKVDLTRYLENQTFRFDYAFDDSTTNEMVYRFTARPLVETIFERGMATCFAYGQTGSGKTHTMGGDFSGKNQDCSKGIYALAARDVFLMLKKPNYKKLDLQVYATFFEIYSGKVFDLLNRKAKLRVLEDGKQQVQVVGLQEKEVKCTEDVLKLIEVGNSCRTSGQTSANAHSSRSHAVFQIILRRKGKMHGKFSLIDLAGNERGADTSSADRQTRLEGAEINKSLLALKECIRALGRNKPHTPFRASKLTQVLRDSFIGENSRTCMIATISPGMTSCENTLNTLRYANRVKELTVDPNQVMEGGRPNIHAVNQLDLLDEEWLSISPQRDDLKLLCEQNEEEVSPQLFTFHEAVSQLVEMEEQVLEDHRAVFQESIRWLEDEKVLLEMTEEVDYDVESYATQLEQILDQKIEILTELRDKVKSFRSALQEEEQASKQINPKRPRAL; from the exons ATGGCGTCGGGTTTTGGGAAGATTGTCGTCGGTACTTATGTGGAGATAAAGCGCAGTGATG GACGTATACACCAGGCAATGGTGACCTCACTGAATGAGGACAACGAGAGCGTCACAGTGGAATGGATAGAAAATGGAGACACAAAAGGGAAGGAG ATTGACTTGGAGAGCATATTTGCACTAAACCCAGATGTGGCTCCAGATGAGGAGATTGCCCCTAGTCCAGAGACTCCACCCCCTCCTACTCCCACATGTGTGAAGGTCAATAAAATTGCAAAG AATCGTCGGACGATAGCACCTACTAAGAATGACACTCCGTCCAGGGATAACAGAG TGATTCCGACCCGCGCCAGACCCCAGCAGCCTCAGCAACCAGAGCCGGCACCACCGCCTCCATCCCAGCAGCCTGCACAGCTCAACCAAGCTCAGACACAACAGCAACTGCAGAATG AATCCTCACATCATCTGATATCCAGAAAGGAGTCTGGACAGCTTT CGAGGAGGAAGTCAAACTGCGTGAAGGAGGTGGAGAAACtgcaggagaagagggagaggcgTCGGCTTCAGCAGCAGGAGCTCAGGGAGAAGAGAGCTCAG GAGGTGGATACCACCATTCCTAACTATGAGATCATGTACATGATCCGAGATTTCCGAGCCAGTCTAGACTACCGGCCCCTGACCACAGCAGACTTA ATTGAAGAGCACagaatatgtgtttgtgtgaggaaaCGTCCACTCAACAAAAAAG AGTTGGCCATGAAGGATTTGGATGTGATCACCATCCCCAGCAAGGACGTGGTGATGGTTCATGAACCTAAACAAAAAGTGGACCTGACCCGCTACCTGGAGAACCAGACCTTCCGCTTTGACTACGCCTTTGATGACAGCACCACCAACGAGATGGTTTACAG GTTCACTGCTAGACCTCTAGTGGAGACCATTTTTGAGAGAGGAATGGCCACCTGCTTTGCCTACGGGCAGACAggcagtggaaaaacacat ACTATGGGCGGAGATTTTTCTGGGAAGAACCAAGACTGCTCTAAAGGAATTTATGCATTAGCTG CTCGGGATGTATTTCTCATGTTGAAGAAACCCAACTACAAGAAGTTAGATCTACAAGTGTACGCAACCTTCTTTGAAATCTACAGTGGAAAG GTGTTTGACCTGCTGAATCGTAAAGCTAAGTTGAGGGTGCTGGAGGACGGAAAACAACAGGTGCAGGTTGTGGGACTTCAGGAGAAGGAGGTGAAGTGCACAGAGGATGTCCTGAAACTCATAGAAGTGGGAAACAGCTGCAG aaCATCGGGGCAGACGTCGGCCAACGCTCACTCATCTCGCAGCCACGCTGTATTCCAGATCATTCTCCGGAGGAAGGGGAAGATGCACGGCAAGTTCTCCCTCATCGACCTCGCGGGGAACGAGAGAGGGGCTGATACATCGAGTGCCGACCGTCAGACTCGTCTGGAGGGAGCGGAGATCAACAAAAGCCTGTTGGCCCTGAAG GAGTGTATCAGGGCTCTCGGACGTAACAAGCCCCACACTCCATTCAGAGCCAGCAAGCTGACCCAGGTCCTGAGAGACTCCTTCATTGGGGAAAACTCACGCACATGCATG ATTGCAACAATCTCTCCTGGTATGACGTCCTGCGAGAATACACTTAACACACTACGCTACGCCAACAG GGTGAAGGAGCTGACAGTGGATCCCAACCAAGTCATGGAGGGGGGTCGACCCAACATCCACGCTGTCAACCAGCTGGACCTTTTAGACGAAGAGTGGCTGAGTATCTCGCCGCAGAGAGACGACCTCAAACTGCTCTGTGAGCAGAAT GAGGAGGAAGTGTCTCCCCAGCTCTTTACCTTCCATGAAGCAGTGTCTCAGTTAGTAGAGATGGAAGAGCAGGTCCTGGAGGACCACCGAGCCGTCTTCCAG GAGTCCATTCGATGGCTGGAGGATGAAAAGGTGCTGCTAGAgatgacagaggaggtggattatGACGTGGAGTCGTACGCCACTCAACTGGAGCAGATCCTAGACCAGAAGATAGAAATCCTCACTGAGCTCCGAG ATAAAGTGAAGTCATTCCGCTCTGCActccaggaggaggagcaagCCAGTAAGCAGATCAATCCCAAGAGGCCACGCGCTCTTTAG